In Danaus plexippus chromosome 28, MEX_DaPlex, whole genome shotgun sequence, a genomic segment contains:
- the LOC116776294 gene encoding endoplasmic reticulum junction formation protein lunapark-B, giving the protein MGLIISRFWIKKTKVEVLDTLDTKIKKLEQDSRNKELAHQRLVGQMMASSIGLYVIIAIVYYYKYVGSSQHWLDSLLYASPLLLLPMLVIFLRASLSRYFDWTITRNRSKLIRLRDEKKKILESVMTTETYKVAKEILDKYGTPEEQSKSLVSQKMLSISNKASSATPATPVHMRQRQLVLPTPRSLNSSHLETDNPGQQSPLLRSDQLPRPIPPRNPTLFDKVVDYLLKDGPEHRMALICSRCSSHNGMALIEEFDFFSYKCAYCGNMNLARKQRPIAPPLMPRPGTTAANLPARTTRAVIPFKMDTDNNTCSSDESSDAEPVRTGEDEDDRHTNGETNRSPSPAEGERKSEEEKKED; this is encoded by the exons atgggTCTCATTATATCGCGTTTCTGG ATCAAAAAAACTAAAGTTGAAGTCCTGGATACGCTGGatacgaaaattaaaaagctgGAGCAAGACAGCCGTAACAAGGAGCTGGCTCACCAACGGCTCGTGGGTCAAATGATGGCCAGTTCCATAGGACTGTACGTCATCATAgccattgtttattattacaagTACGTTGGAAGCAGCCAGCATTGGCTGGACTCGTTGTTATACGCGTCGCCGCTGCTCCTTCTGCCTATGTT AGTTATATTTCTCCGAGCGTCCCTGTCCAGGTACTTTGATTGGACAATTACAAGGAACAGATCGAAACTGATAAGACTAAGAGACGAAAAGAAGAAGATCTTAGAATCTGTTATGACCACAGAGACTTATAAG gtTGCGAAGGAGATCCTCGACAAGTATGGCACCCCAGAGGAGCAATCCAAGAGCCTGGTGAGCCAAAAAATGCTGAGCATCTCCAATAAGGCATCCAGCGCGACTCCAG CAACACCGGTTCATATGCGTCAAAGACAATTGGTGTTGCCGACCCCGAGGTCATTAAACTCTAGTCATTTGGAGACGGACAATCCTGGACAACAGAGTCCGTTGTTGCGA TCCGACCAGCTTCCACGTCCGATACCACCCAGGAATCCGACTTTGTTCGACAAAGTCGTAGATTACCTGTTGAAGGACGGCCCCGAACACAGGATGGCACTGATCTGTTCTCGGTGCTCATCACATAACG GTATGGCCCTGATAGAGGAATTCGATTTCTTCTCATACAAGTGCGCGTACTGCGGCAATATGAACCTGGCGAGGAAGCAGCGACCCATAGCGCCGCCTCTCATGCCCAGACCTGGGACCACCGCTGCCAACCTTCCCGCACGAACCACGAGGGCTGTCATACCATTCAAAATGGACACCGATAATAACACGT GCAGCAGCGACGAATCGTCTGACGCGGAGCCCGTGAGGACCGGCGAAGATGAGGATGACAGACATACTAACG GTGAAACAAATCGCTCGCCCTCTCCAGCGGAAGGGGAGAGGAAGTCCGAAGAGGAGAAAAAAGAAGACtga